tatctgaTTACTGTATCTAATATAATTCATTGTTATTACCACTATATTGATATTTGACAGTAACAAATTAATAAGACGCTTATAAAATATTGCTTCATGATCGTTACAACTATCTACTTGCTTAGCATTTATGTATTCCTTTTCAGTTTCATTATCTTCATCCACAGAACTGACTAATCTGAAAAAATAAATGCTTATATCACTTATAAATGATAATACtttgttattttaaaaaattatctatAGTACAAGATATCAAaagtatagaaataaaatattatatctttGGATCTTATCTAACTTATAAATGGTTTGAATGTCATATGTgtgttattaatttaaaaatatatgaaacTACCCAAATAATagtctttacaattttttaaaagtgtGGTACTATTATGATGTGCTGTTTGTTACTTTAATGTaaactattatattttatacaaacgtTTCTGCATTTGTTTCTTGAATCATCTTTTTGCTTTGCTTATCATAATAAAATGAATGTGGATCTACAAATGTTTCTGGAtttctgtaaaaataaaaatttattgattATTTATTCATATGCAGTTgccaaaatattttaataataaaaatcatcaTTCGTTAAAAGACTTACGTTACATCTTCAAAATAGTTTTCATCTTCACAATGAACTATCAAAATAACAGTAAAAATATTGACAATCATACAAATTAATTCACACGAATACTTCATGATATTGCAATGAAAAACTTTAAACACAATGATCTAAACAGATTCGATTTGTGTACAAACTAAGAATATCGATGTTGTCATTTGCTTTGTAACCTTTCTCACACTTTCTACTACGCACTTTGAACAGATATAcaacgaaaatgttaataaaataaaattcgcattttttatttgtatttaataagTACAAATAGTTGAATTCAAACTGTGAAACGTAGTAATCAAAACGtgcaaaagtttcatcgatcaccTTTAGTGGTATTAAGTAGTAAACAACGCAAATAAACAcattacataaatattattgACTAGTTGACAAACACAtagtattataatataataaaaaattatacattagGGTGTGTAACTTGTCAAATTGATAATTTCCCGATTTAATCATTTAAATCactttaaaattcttttaaaagaCTGTTTTTATATCCGTTTCCAATCTAGGTACTTTTGAACATTAATGTTGCATAACgtgaaatttcaaaataaaagcggtaacaaaatattcataaaaacGAGACAAATTATGTTTAACACAAGGTTGAATTTAatactaaataatattaatatatagtGTGTTTTAACTTTAAGAAAAATTCTACAAGGCTAATAGTGGGAGAACATGTTACAATAGTACCATAACATATAGTGAAGTGGTGGTGGGGAAGTCATAAGATTATTAGTTTTATTTCATTCCATTGATATAGGGTTAGGGTAATTAGATTCCTCTAGTAGAAAACTTTTAATAGGGTTTTCTTTTAATGATATGaacttaaatttataatattgctTAAACGTAGAAGAAAATATGAATGAAGTTTAAAAAATCATTCACTCgcattattattataatgtaaaatattaagtaCTAAAGTattgataaaaattatataaagtttaaataaaaattcgatataGTGTTCACATTGTTTGCTGAATTTTCAATGACTTTCATtgcaaaaatgttaaataatggCCTTTActgctaaaaaaaaagaagttcaaCACCGTTAAACAATGCTAACCATCTTCTTCTGCatacttaaattattttttatttttccacctgTATAATATCCATTATCAGTATAAATGCCAACAATATTTCGAATTGGCATATTATGCTTTTGTATGGTATACTCAAAACTCTTGTACAAATTTTTGGATCAACCTCTGAATGGTCTATTTATACCATCTAGGTgtagtttcagtgaatgtttatatttattcctaaacgtgattgttattaacatttactcgTGTTTTGAATATTAATGTTGTAATATGCAACTtagttatgcattataaataattaattaatctacaaaaattaattttggtcGAGACTTGAAGTAAAAAATGATTACTGATTTGTTTCTTAAATAAGTAAAATTCCATACAGGTTCGCCTTTAAGTTTTGTCCATTCGTTCGTAGTTCCACTCTATCTCGCTTATTTTCTATGTAGTATTCTATTTACCACTCTCATCTGGCGACTCATTATCAGTtgtgaacaaaaattaaaaaatttgaagaatCATGTATTGAAcagaaagaatatttaataaatttagaatttttttttcttaaagacccgtatatgtatgtatattttttgcattactcaataaaagtattataaaagATATAAACTAAACAAGCAAAATTTATCTTAAGAAACGTTTTACATTTCCATAAACTCTTGTGTAAATTTGAAGTCCCTGTCATGGAGCTTGAGACAACTGACTTGACTGCCCAACCCTCTTTGAATTGGACTTAGATACTTGAAACTgatatgtaaaatttataattcataCATTTGATATTTATTCTTACTTATCTTACACTCATCCTATACTCTTCCTATACTTACACTCGCCTAcattatacaatttatttaattatagaaaagaactacaatatatattaaattcactagataaattaatataaattttgtctGCACTATTAATATAGAATTGTAATGTATTGATGATTGCCattagtaatatttttattagaaaattgtaCCAATTCTAATGAAACTCGACGAGGTAGAAACTTTTCTAACTAGAAATGCACAAActgtataaatttttgtatGTTTCGTAGACATAAttctatacaatttttattttttgaaataaaaaatgaactattaaaatttaacttTTACTTTGAATTGCTAAAAcaactttaaattattatagttcAAAAATTAATGAAGAATACTATTAGATAGACGAATCATTATTTTGTGATCTATTGTTAAACAAAATAAcagaaaataatacaattatttttctgGATTATCTTCACTGAAATGTACACCAGGAGTAGTTGgcatattttcataaataaacatttttggtATGTTTTCACCAAAATAAACTTTTGCATTTTGTGCTAGTGCTTTGTACTTCTCTAATTCCAAAAACTCTTTAGTAAGAAGTAGTAAATTTGCCTTTGCTTGCATTGTCATTTGATAATATTCAGCCTCAGTATGGACTTTTTGTCTCTCCAAATGTATTGCATTATCAATCACAACTATTTTTTGGAGGGCTTCCTTTTCCATAATATTCTGTGTGTattgaatttttgaaacttGTGCCTTCTTTTCTGCCTCGATAATGGCTTTTCTTCTGTCAATTTCTGCTTCCTTTTCTACTACTTTTTGATGTTGTatagatattaataattttgttttctctGCTTccctatgtaaatatatatacacatgtaaTCATTACCAATATTCTTAAGAATGAATAACAAATTGATATCAATTGTATTATTAGTTTAAATTCATACTCACATTAACTCATAATTTTTTCTTATAGTTTCTGGAATCTTAGGTTTAGTAACTCTAACAGCATGAATACTTAAGCCAAGTGCCAAATCATTTAAGTCTTTTTGTAAAGCAGTTTTCAAGTTTTCATCTATTTGATCAAATAAATCTATATATACTTCG
The Ptiloglossa arizonensis isolate GNS036 chromosome 3, iyPtiAriz1_principal, whole genome shotgun sequence genome window above contains:
- the LOC143144685 gene encoding erlin-1, with protein sequence MIDKNIIGLCFFICVAVISNYSLHRIEEGHVGVYFRGGALLPEMSSPGFHMMIPFLTIYRSVQVTLQTDEVKNVPCGTSGGVMIYFDRIEVVNILDANSVYTIVKNFTADYDQTLIFNKIHHELNQFCSVHTLHEVYIDLFDQIDENLKTALQKDLNDLALGLSIHAVRVTKPKIPETIRKNYELMEAEKTKLLISIQHQKVVEKEAEIDRRKAIIEAEKKAQVSKIQYTQNIMEKEALQKIVVIDNAIHLERQKVHTEAEYYQMTMQAKANLLLLTKEFLELEKYKALAQNAKVYFGENIPKMFIYENMPTTPGVHFSEDNPEK